The genomic DNA TAGAAAAATGTCCCTTTAAACTGTTTACCATGCATGCAAATATAATAcctcaaataaacaaaataactgTATTTAggttaaataagtttaaacaagttaaacaagtttatttttatataattccgtttttttttttaaatgtggcttttatttttgttgtttcttttatttcataaatctTTGTAAGGCCGAAAATATTCCCtctcaaaataaataacaaatttaagaagTTAATCCATAACTAGGAAGAATTCccgcaaattaaattattttaaaggttttctGTTCTGTGGTTAAAAACAAGAAGTctccaaaaataattgaactcacttaatttatttgtttgatatcCTAGTGCATAGgataacataatatttaatgcgctagtcacgaAAACctacattatttttatcacaaatttaaatagagTTTTATCTgagattttataaataaaaacttaaataatgtTTAGTTTAGAtctgtcaaaataaaaatctcaaATAACGATTACTTGTGGTTTGTCAAAATGTAAATCTCTAATAACGATTATGTCAGAttcaagtaaataaaaatcttaaaaaaaattttttttttaacgtttaaCGATTACTTGCGAGTTTTATTCGTAAAAGTTATAATCGTTACGCTCCCtgataaaaacatatatatacatatatatatatatatatatatatatatatatatatatatatatattgaaacaaaattataaatttaaaacactgATATGAATAGTTTGGTTTTAGCTAGACTATAATCTCAGATTTCTATTCCAAAAAtctgttttaattaaacttattcAAGTCATACAATTGCTGATATTGTAGCCGTGGTAGCCCTAGCACTTAGTTACCATTTCCAATTCTTTTCGTCTTCCGCAGCTGAAATCGACGAGCTGATCGAGAAGCTGAAGACGACCAGCGTCAGTCCGGCGAACACGACGAACCTGCTCTGCGAGATCTCGGCCACCAAGGACCCCAAGCTGTTCGACAAACACGAGCTGGCGGACTGCTTCCTGGGCCTCACCAAGTGCGACGACACGAATGTGCGCAAGGAGGCGGCCAAGTGCATTGCGGAGATCACCAAGTCGGAGGTGCAGCGCAAGAAGTTCACCAAGCGGGACATAATAGCCGCCTTCCTCGAGTGCCTGCGCCATGTGCCCACGCCCGACGGCAGCATGGAGCTGCCCATACAGATTTGCCGGGCTCTGGGTAACATCTGCTACTTGAACGACGAGGCCAGGGACCTGATCCTGGAGCTGGAGGGCGACGCGGTGCTGCTGCGTCTGCTCGACATCGCCAGCATCGAGGACGTGGCCAATGCGGCGCAGTTCATCAAGGTGCGGGGTGGTCTGCTCTCCAACTACCTGCTCGGCGGCGAGGGCCTGGCCAAGCGGGCCATGGAGCTGGGCGTGATGAAGAAGCTGCAGACCATCATCGACACCGGCGCCTCCAATGTGGAGCAGCACGAGGATCTGCTGCTGAACACGCTTCCTCTGCTCAGCATACTCACCGAGAACGTGGCCGATCTGAACTTTGACTCTTCCCTGAACATCCAGCTGTCGCGCATCCTGGCCGCTTCCACGAACCCCGACCTGGCCGAGATGTGCCTGGAGCTGCTCCACTACCAGGCCGAGAGCGACGAGGTTAAGCTGATCCTGGCCAAGGACGGTCTGTGCGAGACCATCTACAACCTGCTGGAGAAGTACAAAACACTGGCCAGCACAAGTGAGGCCAGGGCGCTAATGAAGCTCGCCTGCGAGCTCATCGTACTGATCCTCACGGGCGGTAAGTTTAATTTCGCAGATTacttgtttaattaattagtttttaaactttCCCGCAccgtttgtattttttttaatgatagtTGTGTGCTACCTAGTTAAAGTCTCATACAAACTTGTTTTCCATCGCGTGTGTTCCGTGGTTTagccaagaaaacaaaagtccGATGTTTGGCGacatttgtatacccttgcagagggtactataatttcaatcagaaggagacatctctgaccctataaaatatatatatttttgatcagcatcactaggagagtagatcttgccatgtccgtctgtctgtccttccgtttctatgcaaactagtctctcagttttaaagctatctgcatgaaactttcccaaaagttgtctttctatcgcaggtagtatataagtcggaaaaGGCCGGATCGAGTGACTATAGCAAATAGCTCCCAAAAAAACAACcggaaaaatatatgcaaaatatgataattttgctgttttttaattttttttaagttcttcgacatatagtaataacttaatattttagaactacggtttaaatttcatcgaaatcggacgactttatcatatagcttccatgagaacaattaaaatataaacaaagaatgtaacttttcaattttttatattttttttaattcttttcgACAGTAATTGTTAGATAGTTCAAAAGCTTATtcattatattcaaatcaGATAACGATATCATTGAGCTTAAAATCAtcatatacgcatataaatcgtgatttagatgttttaaagagtatttatttttttcaaaatctgCAAGGCATGTATTCGTTATGAACCCTTGTCTggcgaaattaaattacaacGTGTTCGTGGAATTTTTTAAAGGCGTAACACACGCTATATGAGTTAATTTAATCAGAAATGTAAacttcaattaaaatctaagAAAATAAGCATGTTTTAACTAATTGTTCCTTtgactaaaatatataagtgcATAACTAAAATGTAATAGTCCTCCGAATTTGTATTTTCGagaaagttgtattttttagtaaaatcTAACGTAGTTAGTCTAGCTACCTATATCGCActcttattaatttttcactGTTACAGATGAATCAATGCACTACCTGTACACAACGCCACTGCTGAAGAACATGGTCGACTGGCTGGACTCGTCGGACATCGATCTGCTGACCACCGGCGTGCTGGCCCTGGGCAACTTTGCGCGCACCGATAGCCACTGCATCTACTTCGTGGAGCAGCAGACCATGAACAAGCTGCTCGAGGTGCTGGCCAAGAACAACGGCGTCAAGGACGACGTGCGTCTGCAGCACGCTCTGCTCTCGGCGCTGCGCAACCTGGTCATCCCGAAGCCGAACAAGAACGCGGTGATCCAGGCGGGCCTGGTGCAGACCATTCTGCCGATGCTGGAGATCCACCAGCCGCCGGTCGTCTTTAAGCTGCTGGGCACGCTTCGCATGACCGTCGACGGACAGGGTGAGTAAAACAACCAGCAAAACAACCATCACGCGATCCGCATCTCTGACAACATCTGTTTCATCCGTTTCTAGAGAAACTCGCACTGGAGCTGCTGAAGAACAAGGCGCTGATCGAGCAGCTGGTGCACTGGAGCAAGTCGTCGGACTATGCGGGCGTCACCGGAGAGTCGCTGCGCCTCATGGCCTGGCTAATCAAGCACGCCTACCTCAGCAAGATCGCCTACGCCCTGCCGCGCAAGGGGGATGCACCCGCCGAGCAGATTGCCGACCGCATTCCGCTCACCCAGGACTATGACCGCAGCAGCCTGAGCGAGTTCCTCGCCAACGAGGGCACCGTGGAGGCCATGGTCAGCATGCTCACCGCCCAGCACCTGGTGATGCAGAACGAGGCGCTGATCGCCCTGTGCATCCTGTCCGTGGTCTACCTGTCGCAGGCCAGCGAGGCGGCGCAGGCCCAGCGGCTGCAGGACGAGCTGGTCAAGTGCGAGGTGGGCAGGAAGCTGGCCGAGCTCATCAGCAAGTCGTCGGACACGATGACCAAGGAGATAGTCGAGAACCTGCAGAACTGCGTCAACCTGCTCAAGTCCTCCGAGCAGCTGGTGGCCCATCTGGAGCAGCACAACATCAACGAGCTGCTGAAGTCCATACCCATTCTCACCGAGTACTGCACCTTGTAAGGGAAACGGGGGCGTGTCATTGCATTTATCCCAGCACCGCAGGATGCCTCACAGTAGGATGGGTCGGTTGTATGTACGAACGGTTGCAAAACAACACGAACATGCTTAGGGGCGAACAATTATCTTTGGCCAATGCTTTGCTACTTCCCTCCACTTTATTGCCCAAGAGAAATGCCGGTACTTATTCGTAACACAAAACAGTGTGTAGGCCTCAAAACATAATGTGTTATTTATCGACTagaacaatttttattgaattgtaAGATACCAACATAATGGAGTTTCAGAACTGACGTTATACCAGAGTATCGGCCAGAGATAAACGTTTGCCCCTATTTctccatgttttttttttttttttaaatcagccCACCCACACACTCAAAAGCGGAAAATTGTAGTTTTCACCCTAGAGCAACGATTCAGATGTAGACTTGTCTGTAGTTTGGTAAGGAGAAagtgcagatgcagatgcagatgcagaacTTAAGCACACTTGAACACTGAACGAATGTATTTTTTAGACGCAAGCGTATTTTGACTGCATTTATGAGGAGAATGCGATTGAGGCAGGAGGAGGATACAAAtcgtataaatatttataatatacataatatatacgtataaatataacaatattaataatttagcaTATTAGTCTTTTCTGTTACATGATTTTTAAGAgcacaataacaacaaatcgTGGTGATATCGCTAagtatataattaataaatgtattttatgtaTTGTACTTATAATTTTGAGTCGAACCTTTTTAGACCGTTTCTGGCACACAGTTACCAAAAACGAAAAGATCACAAATCATTTAAGCGCACAATGTAATTTAGGTATTTTAATTGGTGCACAGACACACATTGCAAACACCATCTATTTATTGTAAAACTCAGCGAAGTTATCCAATGCATTTTTAAGCtaacttttaaacattaacaaaaacagcaactcAGTAACAATCAGCAATCCGAAACACATAGTTGAAACTCAATAAGGCAAATTTTACAAAGCGTAGTCGTAGAGTACTACAAATTTTACCAATTATTAAATACGATGTACTAAACTGTTTGGTCaccaaaaactataaattaaatgagcACAATTCGAGAGAAATGGTGTTATTATATAAAGCGTTGAAACACCCAAATACACACGTTCACCGGAAAACATATTTATGAATTCTAAACACAATAATGTacatttaataattcaaataaaatttgaaatgcatGAGAAATAAGAGAAAATCAGTTGGAGGTGTTTTGAACTTTGATGCAAGGGCGCCAAAAGCAGGCTGTTATCGATTGTTCGATAGGAGGGTTAGGGATGGACTGCATGAAGCAaccataaattttaattaaataataatttcgtCTTTTTAAAGGTATATGTTGGGGTAAATGTATATCCAAAAACCTCAGATAATGCCATTTACTTAGTTCAGTaatcgttttaaaatttaaaagcatttctTTTTCACGTTGACTGTTAATGACTTTGTTATTGGTGCATGACAGACCACAAAGTGCCATCTCTAGACAGGGACAAAAACATTCCAATTTCACTGCTGCGATTTCACTttcacaaaacaaattaaggcTGCGCAAGgtaaacaaacacaacacacaaacacacaaaag from Drosophila gunungcola strain Sukarami chromosome 2R unlocalized genomic scaffold, Dgunungcola_SK_2 000012F, whole genome shotgun sequence includes the following:
- the LOC128255913 gene encoding GTPase-GDP dissociation stimulator vimar codes for the protein MATEIDELIEKLKTTSVSPANTTNLLCEISATKDPKLFDKHELADCFLGLTKCDDTNVRKEAAKCIAEITKSEVQRKKFTKRDIIAAFLECLRHVPTPDGSMELPIQICRALGNICYLNDEARDLILELEGDAVLLRLLDIASIEDVANAAQFIKVRGGLLSNYLLGGEGLAKRAMELGVMKKLQTIIDTGASNVEQHEDLLLNTLPLLSILTENVADLNFDSSLNIQLSRILAASTNPDLAEMCLELLHYQAESDEVKLILAKDGLCETIYNLLEKYKTLASTSEARALMKLACELIVLILTGDESMHYLYTTPLLKNMVDWLDSSDIDLLTTGVLALGNFARTDSHCIYFVEQQTMNKLLEVLAKNNGVKDDVRLQHALLSALRNLVIPKPNKNAVIQAGLVQTILPMLEIHQPPVVFKLLGTLRMTVDGQEKLALELLKNKALIEQLVHWSKSSDYAGVTGESLRLMAWLIKHAYLSKIAYALPRKGDAPAEQIADRIPLTQDYDRSSLSEFLANEGTVEAMVSMLTAQHLVMQNEALIALCILSVVYLSQASEAAQAQRLQDELVKCEVGRKLAELISKSSDTMTKEIVENLQNCVNLLKSSEQLVAHLEQHNINELLKSIPILTEYCTL